agctctctcccttCATCCCTGGACACCCCCAAACTGCTCCCAGCTCTCCCCCTCCATCCCTGGgccacccccaaaccaccccctgAGCCCTCTCGGTGCCCGCAGGGGCGGAGGGGCCGGCGGAGGCGTGCGGGGAgcgccgggggccggggctggaTGCGGCGGCGCGGGAGCGGCAGCTGCAGCGGGAGCTGCTGgccctgaagcagcagcagcagctccagaagCAGCTGCTCTTCGCCGAGTTCCAGAAGCAGCACGAGCACCTCACCCGCCAGCACGAGGTCCAGCTCCAGAAGCACCTCAAGGTGGGCTGGGGGGGTGATGGAGCTGTGGGGCATCACCTCTCGGGGGTGATGGAGGTGCTGGGGGGAGATTGGGGGTGATGGAGATGTGGGACATCACCTGtgtgggggtgatggggaggttGGGGGGTGATGGAGCCGTGGGGCATCACCTCTCGGGGGTGCTGAAGGTGCTGGGGGGAGATTGGGGGTGATGGAGCTGTGGGGTGATGGAGACTGTGGGACATCACCTGTGTGGGGTGATGGGGAGGTTGGGGGGTGATGGAGCCGTGGGGCATCTCCTGTCTTGGGGTGATGGAGGTGCTGGGGGGAGATTGGGGGTGATGGAGCTGTGGGGTGATGGAGATGTGGGACATCACCTGTGTGGGGTGATGGGGAGGTTGGGGGGTGATAGAGCCGTGGGGCATCTCCTGTCTTGGGGTGATGGAGATGTGGGGAGGTGTTTGGGGTGATGGAGCTGTGGGGTGTCACCTCTCTGGGGTGATGGGGGGAGATTGGGGGTGATGGAGCCATGGGGCATCACCTATCTTGGGGTGATGGAGCTGTGGGGTGTCACCTCTCTGGGGTGATGGAGCTGTGGTgcattgcctgtcttggggtgaTGGAGATGTGGGGAGGTGTTTGGGGTGATGGAGCTGTGGGGTGTCACCTCTCTGGGGTGATGGGGGGAGATTGGGGGGTGATGGAGCTGTGGTgcattgcctgtcttggggtgatggagatgtggggagggatttggggtgatGGAGCTGTGGGCTGTCACCTCTCTGGGGTCATCGGGAGGTTGGGGGGTGATGGAGCCATGGGGCATCACTTCTCTGGGGTGATGAAGGTGCCGGGGGGAGAAGGGGTGTGCTGGAGCTGTGGGGCATCACCTGTGTCGGGGTGATGGAGACGCTGGGAGGAGATGGGGGTGATGGAGACACGGGGTATCGCTGGTCTTGGGGTGATGGAGGTGTGGGTTATCACATATCTGGGATGATGGCGGGGGGGGTTGGAGCCATGGGGTATCAGCTGTCTGGGGTGATGGAGCCATTGGGGCGAGATTAGGGGTGATGGAGCTGTGTGGCAGTGCCTGTCTTGGGGTGATGGAGCCGGGGGGCATCACCTCTCTGGGGTGATGGAGCTGTGGGGTGTTACCTGTGTGGTGTgatgggggtgttggggggagaTCTGGGGGTGGTGGAGTCGTGGGACATCACTTGTCTTGGGATAATGGAGCTATGGGGGGAGGTTGggggtgctggagctgtggggagggatttggggtgctggagtTGGGGTATCACCTGTCTggggtgctggagctgtgggATGTTACCGATCTGGGGTGGTGGAGGTGTTGGGAGAGGTTGGGGGTGCTGGAGCCATGGGGCATCCTGTCTTggggtgctggagctgtggggagggatttggggtgctggagctgtggggtatcacctgtcttggggtgctggagctgtggggagggatttggggtgctggagctgtggggtATCATCTCTGGGGTGCTGGAGGTgtggggagggatttggggtgctggagctgtgggGGTATCACCTGTCTGggggtgctggagctgtggggagggatttggggtgctggagtTGGGGTATCACCTGTCTggggtgctggagctgtgggATGTTACCGATCTGGGGTGGTGGAGGTGTTGGGGAGAGGTTGGGGGTGCTGGAGCCgtggggagggatttggggtgctggagctgtggggtATCACCTGTCTGggggtgctggagctgtggggagggatttggggtgctggagctgtggggtATCACCTGTCTGGGGGTGCTGGAGCCGTGGGGTATCACCtctggggtgctggagctggggggtgTCATACCCCGGGGTGCTGGAGCCACGTGGGGGAGATCAGAGCGGGGTGGCGCATCCGCGATccggggaggggatggggggcgCTGGGGGGTGTCTGCGTGTCCCCGAGCCCCCCGGCTCCgtccccgcagcagcagcaggaggcgctggcggcgcggcggcagcaggagctggagcagcagcggcagcgggAGCGGCAGGaggccctggagcagcagcagcgcctGGAGCAGCTCCACGCCCTGCGCACCAAGGACAAGAGCCGCGAGAGTGAgcggggggggctctgggggggtctggggggggtctgggggggtctgggagcagagagagagaggctggggagggtgggggggcaATATGGGGGCTGAGGGGTGGATGTGGGTGcaaggggggtgttggggggggtatgtgctgtgctgtgtccccccccccccatcccagctctgtgtgtgtccccccccccccaggcgcCATCGCCAGCACCGAGGTGAAGCTGAAGCTGCAGGAGTTCCTGCTCAGCAAGACGAAGGAGCCGGGCACCGGCCCCCCCAACCAttccctcccccagcaccccaaatgtTGGTAGGTCACCCCCCAAACCTAGacaaccccccccaaaaccggggcggggggggggacccaggcgtcctAGCGGGgtctctgccccttccccccgcccccccccccccccccccacctctcagGGCTCACCACACCTCGTTGGACCAGAGTTCCCCCCCCCAAACCGGCAGCCCGGGGACACCCCCATCCTACAAACTCCCCCTCCTCGGCACCTACGACGGCCGCGATGATTTCCCGCTCCGCAAAACCGGTGGGTGCCGGACCGCCGGCGGGCGGGTCCCGGGGTTTGGTTGGGGGAGCaagtggaggggagggggcgggggggggttggaAAATACCGGGAGCCACGCCGGGGGCTAACACCGCTTCCCGGGttgccccccccgaccccccacccccccccgcagcctccGAACCCAACCTGAAAGTGCGCTCGCGGTTAAAACAGAAGGTGGCGGAGAGGAGGAGCAGCCCCCTGCTGCGGAGGAAGGACGGCACCGTCATCAGCACCTTCAAGAAACGAGCCATCGAGATCACGGGTGAGCCACCGCCGCCTGCCTCGGTGGCCCCACGTCGGGCAGCCCCCCGGGGGCCTGCGTCCCGCCGGGACACGCGCTCGTGCGACACACGCGTGTGCGCCTCGGCTGCGCTGGTCCGTCCGCGGCCGCGCGCCCTGGTTGGGGGaactgaggtggggggggggcggggcggggggtgagggTGGTGGCCACCCCCCGTGACGGCCGGTGGCCCCCGCAGTGTCCTCGGTGTGCAGCAGCGCCCCGGGCTCCGGGCCCAGCTCCCCCAACAGCTCCCACAGCGCCATCGCCGAGAACGGCCTCACCGGCTCCGTCCCCAACATCCACGCAGAGGTAGGGCTGCGggggggcacacgcgtgtgcggggGGCGTGCTGGGAGCGCGCTCAGGGGGCACATGTGTGttcaggcgtgtgctgggagcgTGCTCAGGGGTACACAATGTGTTCAGGTGTGTGCTGGGAGCGTGCTCAGGGCACACGTGTGttcaggcgtgtgctgggagcgTGCTCAGGGCACACGTGTGTttcaggcgtgtgctgggagcgTGCTCAGGGGGCACACATGTGttcaggcgtgtgctgggagcgTGCTCAGTGGGTACACATGTGttcaggcgtgtgctgggagcgTGCTCAGGGGTACACGTGTGTTCAGGGTGCACATATGTGTTCAGGTTGTGTGCTGGGAGTGTGCTCAGGGGGCACATGTGTGTTCAGGTGTGTGCTGGGAGTGTGCTCGGGGGGTACATGTGTGttcaggcgtgtgctgggagcATGCTCAGGGCACACGTGTGttcaggcgtgtgctgggagcgTGCTCAGGGCACACGTGTGttcaggcgtgtgctgggagcgTGCTCAGGGCACA
This window of the Strix uralensis isolate ZFMK-TIS-50842 chromosome 22, bStrUra1, whole genome shotgun sequence genome carries:
- the LOC141953429 gene encoding histone deacetylase 5-like yields the protein MDPQSDTEGGSGREPSLELLSRAQLHAALPAPGAEGPAEACGERRGPGLDAAARERQLQRELLALKQQQQLQKQLLFAEFQKQHEHLTRQHEVQLQKHLKQQQEALAARRQQELEQQRQRERQEALEQQQRLEQLHALRTKDKSRESAIASTEVKLKLQEFLLSKTKEPGTGPPNHSLPQHPKCWAHHTSLDQSSPPQTGSPGTPPSYKLPLLGTYDGRDDFPLRKTASEPNLKVRSRLKQKVAERRSSPLLRRKDGTVISTFKKRAIEITVSSVCSSAPGSGPSSPNSSHSAIAENGLTGSVPNIHAEQLLPQHRALTLDGASQLSLYTSPSLPNISLGLQATVTVTNSHLNVSGAGAGAWHRDPAPRGGDTGTWNPIGGMWGPQGVTRGPGTP